From one Roseovarius indicus genomic stretch:
- a CDS encoding response regulator transcription factor gives MRILLIEDDTTLGAAVRDQIAADGQSVDWVTRLDAAADAMSATSYDLLLLDLMLPDGRGIGFLKGLRTRGDVTPVIILTALDQVSDRIEGLNAGADDYLVKPFDLSELSARIGSVARRYSGNPNPILTHGPLDIDLAARSVHRDGRHVPLTAREWALFEAFLARPGQLLSKAQLEEKLYAFDAEVESNTIEVHVSRLRKKLGSAIIETERGMGYRLGKP, from the coding sequence ATGCGCATATTGCTGATCGAGGACGACACGACTCTTGGCGCTGCCGTGCGCGACCAGATCGCAGCTGATGGCCAGTCAGTAGACTGGGTCACGCGGCTAGACGCGGCGGCAGACGCGATGAGCGCAACCTCCTACGACCTGCTCCTGCTCGACCTCATGCTGCCAGACGGACGTGGTATCGGGTTCCTCAAGGGCCTCAGGACGCGTGGAGACGTGACGCCGGTCATCATCCTGACGGCGCTCGACCAGGTGTCCGATAGGATCGAAGGCCTCAATGCGGGCGCTGACGACTATCTTGTGAAGCCCTTCGACCTGTCGGAACTGTCGGCACGGATCGGATCGGTCGCGCGGCGCTACAGCGGCAACCCCAACCCGATCCTGACCCACGGACCGCTCGACATCGACCTTGCCGCGCGCAGCGTCCATCGGGATGGCAGACATGTGCCGCTGACGGCGCGGGAATGGGCGCTCTTCGAGGCCTTCCTGGCGCGTCCCGGGCAGCTCCTGTCCAAGGCGCAGTTGGAGGAGAAGCTCTACGCTTTCGACGCCGAAGTCGAGAGCAACACCATCGAGGTGCACGTGAGCCGCCTGCGCAAGAAACTGGGGAGCGCCATCATCGAGACCGAGCGCGGCATGGGTTACCGGCTGGGCAAGCCATGA
- a CDS encoding PepSY domain-containing protein — protein sequence MKKTLTIIGFLAVFPVGAALADDDCFVPMADWQPRDAVAMLAEENGWTVRRIKIDDGCYEIDGRDAEGRAIEVTVHPATLEIIEFEYEDDEDDRRERDHERRDDD from the coding sequence ATGAAGAAGACATTGACAATTATCGGCTTTCTCGCGGTCTTTCCGGTCGGCGCGGCGCTGGCTGACGACGATTGCTTCGTGCCGATGGCCGACTGGCAGCCGCGCGATGCTGTTGCCATGCTGGCTGAGGAAAATGGTTGGACGGTGCGCCGGATCAAGATCGATGACGGCTGCTACGAGATCGATGGGAGGGATGCCGAGGGGCGTGCGATCGAGGTGACTGTCCACCCGGCCACGCTGGAGATAATCGAGTTCGAATACGAGGACGACGAGGATGATCGCCGCGAGCGGGATCACGAGAGACGCGACGATGACTGA
- a CDS encoding ferredoxin reductase family protein: MIAASGITRDATMTDAARRDGNVPVPGLPPLSRLSLNSPLALTGPVLVALPCLLAALIGFNTYAPYGADAALGIAVGAAAVVAMAQTLILAARPPLVEPLFGGLDRMYRFHKWLGISAMVLMILHQQIEPDFERLVRETSLGELGEEAGELAFNALLALVAVSWFRRLPFTPLEIPYQIWRFSHRFMGALFAIVVFHQFFVDLPTEVDPSLSVLLNTFGIAGVIAWIFTELVAPYLRRREFTVTEISQTKDTTTLTLRPEGRAMRWRPGQFAFFRAPEAGLSEPHPFTIASAPRPDGTLTFSIRGLGGWTRSLLAILRTGTRVQVEGPYGRFNFRKGGARQIWLAGGIGITPFLAWAESLSEADSRDIHLIHCVRTQEEAIGVETLRAAAARNPRFSFEVVVTTRDGRLTAERLIGAVPFAIRQADLWFCGPTGLKDGILKGLKAQGQTPRRVRFEQFEFT; encoded by the coding sequence ATGATCGCCGCGAGCGGGATCACGAGAGACGCGACGATGACTGATGCAGCGCGTCGCGACGGTAATGTCCCGGTGCCGGGCCTGCCGCCACTCTCCCGGCTTTCCCTAAACTCTCCTCTAGCTCTGACGGGCCCGGTGCTGGTTGCGTTGCCATGCCTGCTGGCGGCACTGATCGGGTTCAACACCTATGCGCCCTATGGCGCGGATGCAGCACTTGGCATTGCCGTCGGGGCCGCGGCAGTTGTCGCGATGGCACAGACCCTGATCCTCGCCGCACGGCCGCCGCTGGTGGAACCATTGTTCGGCGGTCTCGATCGCATGTACCGTTTCCACAAGTGGCTTGGTATTTCCGCAATGGTCCTGATGATCCTGCACCAGCAGATCGAGCCGGATTTCGAGCGTTTGGTGCGTGAAACCTCTCTTGGTGAACTTGGTGAAGAGGCGGGCGAACTTGCCTTCAACGCGCTTCTCGCCCTGGTTGCTGTCAGCTGGTTCCGGAGATTGCCCTTCACCCCACTGGAAATCCCCTATCAGATCTGGCGGTTCAGCCATCGTTTCATGGGGGCCCTTTTTGCAATCGTGGTCTTTCACCAGTTCTTCGTCGACCTGCCGACAGAGGTAGATCCATCGCTCTCGGTGCTTCTAAACACATTTGGCATCGCGGGAGTGATCGCGTGGATATTCACCGAGCTGGTCGCCCCGTACCTGCGGCGTAGAGAATTCACCGTCACAGAGATCAGCCAGACCAAGGACACCACCACGCTAACCCTCCGCCCCGAGGGGCGGGCCATGCGGTGGCGGCCGGGGCAATTCGCCTTCTTCCGCGCGCCAGAGGCAGGACTGTCCGAGCCGCACCCCTTCACGATCGCCAGCGCCCCGCGCCCTGACGGCACCCTGACGTTCTCCATCCGGGGCTTGGGTGGCTGGACACGAAGCCTGCTCGCCATCTTGCGGACCGGAACGCGCGTGCAGGTCGAAGGGCCATATGGACGGTTCAATTTCCGCAAGGGCGGTGCGCGCCAGATATGGCTGGCGGGCGGCATCGGTATCACGCCGTTCCTCGCCTGGGCCGAAAGCCTGAGCGAAGCGGATAGCCGCGACATTCACCTCATCCACTGCGTTCGGACACAAGAGGAGGCGATTGGGGTAGAGACGCTGCGCGCTGCGGCTGCCCGCAACCCGAGGTTCAGTTTCGAGGTGGTCGTTACGACGCGCGATGGCAGGCTCACGGCCGAGCGCCTGATTGGCGCGGTCCCTTTCGCGATCCGGCAAGCCGATTTGTGGTTCTGCGGCCCAACCGGTCTGAAGGACGGGATTCTCAAGGGCTTGAAAGCACAAGGCCAAACGCCTCGCCGTGTCCGCTTCGAGCAGTTCGAATTCACCTGA
- a CDS encoding PepSY domain-containing protein, whose protein sequence is MKKTLTALALIALLPAGAALADDDDCNAPRDQWQPREAAMQMAEQNGWTVRDFEIDDGCYEIEGRDQDGREIEVKLDPATLQIVEMDYEDDDDDRGGARNPAPAGTVAPPQNGLFGNGAPPQVQVN, encoded by the coding sequence ATGAAAAAGACCCTGACCGCCCTTGCCCTGATCGCACTTTTGCCCGCCGGCGCTGCGCTGGCCGACGACGATGATTGCAATGCGCCCCGTGACCAGTGGCAGCCGCGCGAGGCCGCCATGCAGATGGCCGAACAGAACGGTTGGACGGTGCGCGACTTCGAGATCGACGACGGCTGCTACGAAATCGAAGGCCGAGACCAGGATGGCCGCGAGATCGAGGTGAAGCTCGATCCGGCGACGCTGCAGATCGTCGAGATGGACTACGAGGATGATGACGACGACCGCGGTGGCGCCCGCAATCCCGCGCCCGCTGGAACGGTCGCTCCTCCGCAGAACGGCCTCTTCGGAAACGGCGCCCCTCCGCAGGTTCAGGTGAACTGA
- a CDS encoding DUF2271 domain-containing protein — protein sequence MKSLLATLALTTALTLPGLAMARPVTLTTTLNNYGGDGAYLALYVTDASGAYVGSLWMAGDKSKYYEHLSDWYRATGGDTAEVNGITGASVGAGRSLEITLDLADALFDAGYTLHIDAAVEDMRDSPNEVAVPLTTAGAGTPVTGRRYIANFSYDM from the coding sequence ATGAAATCACTTCTCGCAACGCTCGCGCTTACCACCGCACTCACGCTTCCCGGCCTCGCTATGGCACGGCCCGTGACGCTCACAACCACCCTTAACAACTATGGCGGCGACGGCGCTTACCTCGCGCTTTACGTAACCGACGCCTCGGGCGCCTATGTCGGCAGTCTCTGGATGGCCGGCGACAAGTCCAAGTACTACGAGCATCTTAGCGACTGGTACCGTGCCACGGGCGGCGATACCGCGGAGGTAAACGGCATCACCGGCGCCAGCGTCGGCGCGGGCCGCAGTCTCGAAATCACGCTTGATCTGGCCGATGCGCTGTTCGATGCGGGCTACACGCTGCACATCGACGCGGCGGTCGAGGATATGCGCGACAGCCCGAACGAGGTGGCCGTGCCGCTGACGACGGCGGGCGCGGGCACTCCGGTGACCGGGCGGCGCTACATCGCCAACTTCTCCTACGACATGTGA
- a CDS encoding PepSY domain-containing protein, with product MIRILHRWPGLLALALVTILSLSGAALSVFPAVERITAPQVETGLTVATLADRIQVVYPGVEQIRRSPSGRITAYWFDQGAPGAAVIDPATGAGVASADPNQALRWLTNFHRSLFLGDGGRIAMAAGAAAMLVLSLSGAMLVARRAGGWRHWFASLRGPFAGRLHVEIARIAVIGLVLSSTTALWMTASTFDLLPDGSVLPADPTEVSGEIGFALDQMATLLQAPVAELRELSFPYPGDATDVFTLKTDRGTGYLDQGTGALVAWADLTGWERVSETIYMLHTGQGAATLGLVLGMMALGVPAMGVTGVLIWLAGRRGRPRIRGNQPAGRAETIILVGSEGGSTWGFAATLHAALTAAGQGVHVGPMSGFAPERYARAERIILLAATYGDGAAPSSAKGFLDRLNASAPVPDIQMAVLGFGDRSFPAYCAFANAVAAAAQAKGWAELMPLDTIDRQSPQDFARWGRALGEALSISLELFHQPVSPRTETLNLVSRRNYGAEMQAGAAILRFALPRATPWQRLTGTGFARFQAGDLIGVLPQGSPVPRLYSLASGRRDGFVEIVVRKHPGGLASGQLTALEPGDTVRAFLRRNPGFHAGRGRTPLILIGAGTGIGPLAGFIRGNARHRPVHLFFGMRHADSDFFYGEEMAGWQAEGRLTRLVTAVSRGTLPHYVQDALRGEATEVARLLRNGARVMVCGGRDMAMGVTDALAEILSPFGLTPAVLKAEGRYVEDVY from the coding sequence ATGATCCGTATACTCCATCGCTGGCCGGGTCTTCTGGCACTCGCGCTCGTCACGATCCTGAGCCTGAGCGGCGCTGCGCTCTCGGTCTTTCCGGCAGTCGAGCGCATCACCGCGCCGCAGGTGGAGACTGGCCTGACAGTCGCCACCCTCGCGGACCGCATCCAGGTCGTCTATCCGGGCGTCGAGCAGATCCGGCGGTCGCCCTCCGGTCGGATCACCGCCTATTGGTTCGATCAGGGCGCGCCGGGTGCTGCCGTGATCGACCCGGCGACGGGCGCGGGCGTGGCCTCGGCCGACCCGAACCAGGCCCTTCGCTGGCTCACCAACTTTCATCGCTCGCTCTTCCTCGGAGATGGCGGGCGTATCGCCATGGCCGCCGGGGCCGCGGCGATGCTGGTCCTCTCGCTCTCGGGTGCTATGCTGGTCGCGCGACGGGCGGGCGGATGGCGGCACTGGTTCGCGTCCTTGCGCGGTCCGTTCGCGGGCAGGCTGCATGTCGAGATCGCCCGGATCGCCGTCATCGGCCTCGTTCTGTCCTCCACCACCGCCCTCTGGATGACAGCCTCCACCTTCGATCTTCTGCCGGACGGTAGCGTCCTGCCGGCTGATCCCACCGAAGTGAGCGGAGAAATTGGGTTCGCTCTCGATCAGATGGCCACGCTGCTGCAGGCCCCCGTCGCCGAGCTGCGCGAACTGAGCTTTCCCTATCCCGGCGACGCGACGGACGTGTTCACACTGAAGACCGACCGGGGCACCGGCTATCTTGACCAGGGAACCGGCGCGCTCGTGGCATGGGCCGACCTGACCGGGTGGGAGCGCGTCTCGGAAACCATTTACATGCTGCACACGGGGCAGGGGGCCGCGACGCTCGGCCTTGTGCTCGGGATGATGGCGCTCGGAGTGCCGGCGATGGGCGTGACCGGCGTCTTGATCTGGCTTGCCGGGCGGCGCGGGCGGCCGCGCATCCGGGGCAACCAGCCCGCGGGCCGTGCCGAGACGATCATTCTTGTCGGCAGCGAGGGTGGCAGCACCTGGGGCTTCGCCGCGACCCTGCATGCCGCGCTGACGGCAGCGGGGCAGGGCGTCCATGTTGGCCCGATGTCGGGCTTCGCGCCAGAGCGCTACGCCCGTGCCGAGCGCATCATCCTGCTCGCCGCGACCTATGGCGATGGTGCCGCTCCGTCCTCGGCGAAGGGCTTTCTCGACCGGCTGAACGCGTCGGCCCCTGTGCCTGATATCCAGATGGCCGTGCTCGGCTTCGGCGACCGCAGCTTTCCGGCCTATTGCGCCTTCGCCAACGCCGTTGCGGCAGCGGCGCAGGCGAAGGGCTGGGCCGAACTCATGCCGCTGGACACGATCGACCGCCAATCGCCACAGGATTTCGCGCGCTGGGGCCGCGCTCTTGGCGAGGCGCTTAGCATCTCTCTCGAGCTTTTTCATCAGCCCGTCTCGCCGCGCACCGAAACATTGAACCTCGTCTCGCGGCGCAACTACGGGGCCGAGATGCAGGCGGGGGCCGCGATCCTGCGCTTCGCCCTGCCGCGCGCAACGCCGTGGCAGCGGCTGACGGGCACGGGCTTCGCACGGTTCCAGGCGGGCGACCTGATCGGCGTCCTGCCGCAGGGCAGCCCGGTGCCGCGCCTCTATTCGCTGGCCTCGGGCCGGCGCGACGGGTTCGTCGAGATCGTGGTGCGCAAGCATCCGGGCGGTCTGGCCTCGGGCCAGCTGACCGCGCTGGAACCGGGCGATACGGTCCGGGCCTTTCTGCGGCGCAATCCCGGCTTTCACGCCGGTCGCGGTCGCACCCCGCTGATCCTGATCGGGGCGGGCACCGGCATCGGGCCGCTGGCGGGCTTCATCCGCGGCAATGCGCGGCACAGGCCCGTGCACCTGTTCTTCGGCATGCGGCATGCGGACAGCGATTTCTTCTATGGCGAGGAGATGGCCGGCTGGCAGGCAGAGGGGCGGTTGACCCGGCTTGTCACGGCCGTCTCGCGCGGGACGCTTCCGCATTACGTGCAGGACGCGCTGCGTGGAGAGGCCACCGAAGTTGCGCGTTTGCTTCGCAACGGGGCCCGCGTGATGGTCTGCGGCGGGCGCGACATGGCCATGGGTGTGACCGATGCGCTGGCCGAAATTCTCTCACCATTCGGGTTGACGCCCGCAGTTCTGAAGGCGGAGGGGCGGTATGTCGAAGATGTCTACTGA
- a CDS encoding FAD:protein FMN transferase translates to MSKMSTERARIVLNGPTMGTRWSALFFADRGRDTDAIRAALQAVVDEVDTQMSTWNAESALMRINAAPVGDWVVVPEQLRAVLRLGLEIGRASGGAFDIGMGDAVTAWGFGPGAAAPEGIRAAMDAPRRPAQEVLEIEGMQLRKTAPIALDLNGIAKGYGVDQLAETLRDHGIADALVGIDGEMRAMGLRPDGEAWIIAVEAPDPDRRTPQSVLALQDAAVATSGDYRHWVEVQGCRLSHTMDPRRGAPLIAPPASVTVVARTCAEADAWATALMVLGAERGADLARQRGLDALFLLRDDEGNAMGVGVGRLFSEEPAAIASAGGR, encoded by the coding sequence ATGTCGAAGATGTCTACTGAGCGCGCGCGCATCGTCCTGAACGGCCCCACCATGGGCACGCGCTGGTCGGCCCTGTTCTTCGCGGATCGGGGCCGCGACACGGATGCAATCCGTGCCGCCCTTCAGGCGGTTGTCGACGAGGTGGACACGCAGATGTCGACGTGGAACGCGGAGAGCGCGCTCATGCGGATCAACGCGGCGCCGGTGGGCGATTGGGTGGTGGTGCCGGAGCAACTGCGGGCGGTCCTGCGCCTCGGGCTCGAGATCGGGCGCGCCTCGGGCGGGGCCTTCGATATCGGAATGGGCGATGCGGTGACGGCCTGGGGCTTCGGGCCCGGGGCCGCCGCGCCCGAGGGTATCCGCGCCGCGATGGACGCCCCCCGCCGCCCGGCGCAGGAGGTGCTGGAGATCGAGGGGATGCAGTTGCGCAAGACCGCGCCCATTGCGCTGGATCTGAACGGCATCGCCAAGGGCTATGGCGTCGACCAGCTCGCCGAGACCTTGCGCGATCATGGGATTGCCGACGCCCTTGTCGGCATCGACGGTGAGATGCGTGCCATGGGCCTGCGCCCCGATGGCGAGGCATGGATCATCGCGGTAGAAGCGCCGGACCCTGATCGCCGGACGCCGCAATCGGTTCTGGCGCTGCAGGACGCCGCCGTCGCGACATCCGGTGACTACCGCCATTGGGTGGAGGTTCAGGGGTGCCGCCTGTCGCATACCATGGATCCGAGACGTGGCGCGCCGCTGATCGCGCCGCCCGCCTCCGTCACCGTCGTGGCCCGCACCTGTGCCGAGGCCGATGCTTGGGCGACGGCGCTGATGGTGCTCGGTGCGGAGAGGGGTGCGGACCTCGCAAGACAACGTGGACTCGACGCCCTGTTTCTTCTGCGCGATGATGAAGGCAATGCAATGGGCGTGGGAGTCGGGCGTCTTTTTTCCGAAGAACCAGCGGCAATCGCCTCAGCCGGGGGAAGATGA
- a CDS encoding heavy metal translocating P-type ATPase, protein MEQTRTDRFKTALLLMAATGLIVGLAFYLAGQPEIATLIWIAGVVPALAALVVEIVRSIGRGEVGLDIVAALSMSAALVFGETLAAAVVAVMYSGGTFLEAFAEGRARRSMKDLLSRVPRTATRHRNGGLEDVPLEEIAPGDRLLIRQGDVVPVDGTVASDTAFLDTAALTGESLPVRLARGADAMSGSTNAGEAFDLTATREAKDSTYAGIVRLVEEAQASKAPMSRLADRWSLGFLVVTVSIAFAAWWFTGDPIRAVAVLVVATPCPLILAVPVALVAGLSRAAHFGVLIKGAGPLETMARIRTLILDKTGTLTDGRPQIISIDSHDGMTEDDILRLAAALDQASKHPVAQAIVAAAKARAFTLPVPTEVAEIPGEGVLGRVEDREVIVGGDGFVASRVGRMVGDHPAKGAGSVLVAVAVDGHMAGHLVMSDPLREGAGAMLDGLRRQGIARILLATGDRADVAERVTEGLGLDGLRAGLTPDQKVLLVLSEHKHGPVMMVGDGVNDAPALAAADVGVAMGARGAAASAEAADVVLLVDRIDRLGPGIEIARASRRIAVESVVAGIGLSVMGMIAAAFGYLTPVQGALLQEVIDVAVILNALRALRIAPQEPATGKPQAITSEQGDIVQGATP, encoded by the coding sequence ATGGAACAGACCCGTACCGATCGCTTCAAGACCGCACTCCTGCTGATGGCCGCAACCGGGCTGATCGTGGGACTCGCATTCTACCTTGCGGGCCAACCAGAGATCGCGACCCTGATCTGGATTGCAGGAGTTGTTCCCGCGCTGGCAGCGCTTGTGGTCGAAATCGTCCGGAGCATTGGGCGCGGCGAGGTGGGCCTCGATATCGTTGCCGCGCTGTCGATGTCGGCGGCGCTTGTCTTCGGCGAGACCTTGGCTGCGGCTGTCGTCGCAGTCATGTATTCTGGAGGCACTTTCCTCGAAGCCTTCGCTGAGGGCCGTGCACGTCGTTCGATGAAGGATCTTTTATCCCGCGTACCCCGGACCGCGACGCGGCACCGGAACGGCGGTCTTGAGGATGTGCCTCTCGAGGAGATCGCACCGGGCGATCGCCTGCTGATCCGGCAGGGTGATGTCGTTCCCGTGGACGGCACGGTGGCGTCCGACACCGCCTTCCTCGACACCGCGGCGCTGACGGGTGAGTCCCTGCCAGTCCGGCTGGCGCGCGGGGCCGACGCCATGAGCGGATCGACCAACGCGGGCGAGGCCTTCGACCTGACGGCGACGCGCGAGGCCAAGGACAGCACCTATGCCGGGATCGTTCGTCTAGTGGAGGAAGCGCAGGCGTCCAAAGCGCCGATGTCCCGGCTGGCCGACCGCTGGTCGCTGGGCTTTCTGGTCGTCACCGTCAGTATCGCCTTCGCGGCCTGGTGGTTCACAGGCGATCCGATCCGCGCGGTCGCCGTGCTGGTGGTCGCCACGCCCTGTCCGCTGATCCTTGCCGTGCCGGTCGCACTGGTCGCGGGTCTCTCGCGTGCGGCGCATTTTGGCGTTTTGATCAAGGGCGCAGGGCCGCTCGAGACAATGGCGCGCATCCGTACGCTGATCCTCGACAAGACGGGGACGCTGACAGATGGCCGTCCGCAGATCATCTCGATCGACAGCCACGATGGCATGACCGAGGACGACATCCTCCGCCTTGCCGCCGCGCTCGATCAGGCATCGAAACACCCTGTGGCGCAGGCCATCGTCGCTGCCGCAAAGGCGCGGGCCTTCACACTGCCCGTTCCGACAGAAGTGGCTGAGATCCCGGGCGAAGGGGTCTTGGGTCGTGTGGAGGACCGCGAGGTGATCGTCGGCGGCGACGGCTTCGTGGCGTCCCGTGTCGGGCGGATGGTGGGCGATCACCCCGCCAAGGGCGCCGGATCGGTCCTTGTCGCAGTGGCAGTTGACGGTCACATGGCCGGGCACCTCGTCATGTCCGACCCGCTGCGCGAGGGAGCGGGTGCCATGCTGGACGGTCTGCGCCGTCAAGGGATCGCGCGCATCCTTCTGGCTACTGGCGACCGCGCGGACGTGGCCGAGCGCGTGACCGAGGGGCTGGGCCTCGACGGGCTGCGGGCCGGTCTGACGCCGGATCAAAAGGTGTTACTGGTGCTTTCCGAGCATAAACACGGGCCGGTGATGATGGTGGGTGATGGTGTCAACGACGCGCCCGCCCTGGCCGCAGCCGATGTAGGCGTGGCAATGGGGGCACGGGGCGCCGCGGCCTCGGCCGAGGCCGCCGACGTGGTGCTGCTCGTCGACCGGATCGACCGGCTGGGGCCCGGCATCGAGATCGCGCGGGCCTCGCGGCGGATAGCGGTCGAAAGCGTTGTCGCCGGGATCGGCCTGTCTGTCATGGGCATGATCGCGGCCGCTTTCGGCTACCTCACGCCGGTCCAGGGCGCGCTCCTGCAAGAAGTGATCGACGTTGCCGTGATCCTGAACGCCCTGCGCGCGCTGCGCATCGCGCCGCAGGAGCCAGCTACGGGCAAACCACAGGCCATCACGTCAGAGCAAGGTGACATCGTTCAAGGAGCCACGCCATGA
- a CDS encoding VIT1/CCC1 transporter family protein — protein MSRLSHSEIHMVHRIGWLRAAVLGANDGLVSTASLVVGVAAAGSGKPEVMIAGLAGLMAGAMSMAAGEYVSVSSQTDAEQADLARESRELEETPEAELEELTLIYVERGLDRDLAKKVAVQLTERDALGSHARDELGISETFTARPIQAALVSALTFAVGAVLPLIVVLLVSEAQIAPLVAGSTILGLAVLGGLGASAGGAGVVRGATRVTLWGALAMAATAGVGALFGVAVG, from the coding sequence ATGAGCCGTCTATCACATTCTGAAATCCATATGGTGCATCGCATCGGCTGGTTGCGGGCCGCCGTTCTCGGAGCCAACGATGGTCTTGTCTCGACCGCGAGCCTCGTCGTCGGCGTCGCGGCCGCAGGCTCCGGCAAGCCCGAGGTCATGATCGCCGGGCTGGCCGGGCTTATGGCTGGTGCGATGTCGATGGCGGCGGGGGAGTATGTCTCGGTCAGCTCGCAAACTGACGCCGAACAGGCGGACCTCGCCCGAGAGAGCCGTGAACTCGAGGAAACGCCCGAGGCCGAGCTCGAGGAACTAACCCTGATTTATGTTGAAAGGGGGCTGGACCGCGACCTGGCGAAAAAGGTTGCCGTGCAACTGACTGAACGCGACGCGCTCGGATCGCATGCGCGCGACGAGCTCGGCATTTCGGAAACCTTTACCGCCCGCCCTATCCAGGCGGCTCTGGTGTCCGCACTGACCTTCGCCGTTGGGGCGGTGCTGCCCCTGATCGTCGTGCTGCTGGTCTCGGAGGCGCAGATCGCTCCCCTGGTGGCGGGATCGACGATCCTTGGCCTTGCGGTTCTTGGCGGATTGGGCGCTTCGGCCGGCGGCGCAGGCGTCGTCCGTGGGGCCACGCGGGTCACGCTATGGGGAGCGCTTGCAATGGCGGCGACAGCCGGGGTCGGTGCGCTGTTCGGGGTCGCCGTAGGCTAG
- a CDS encoding tyrosine-type recombinase/integrase yields the protein MSIISVCERREAGGLDAHVPLILRGDTLYDPDLDRFFLDLPLSGIRSRHSLRAQAYDVTVWLRFLDACGKTVWAATRDDVEAYHRARRRGDAGQRITAASWNRAVASLDRLYRWGERQGLIAEAPFNRRAVWRPAQGGRRGMIAARNDAYERVAKRSDVRFVTMDDYRIFREVGLRGLAPDGSERPGARDRNGLRNALFADLLVTTGLRLEEASGLLAGDLSVIVPDGDENRQLWLRLPPPLTKGDRGRSVLVPRRLLRQIAAYIDVERAAGAAKFVARDGAARFDRPIHITDAGLDRMRDVCTPEERCRLILCNENGTPREPAALWLTEVGQPVRPNSWEVIFARACKRCRDYGFSLSISPHQLRHTFAVHMLALLIQERLREAALPAGPMESYRLILGDPLQQVQRLLGHASLATTYIYLDHIATRADTVDSAVEELLALLPGPQGA from the coding sequence GTGTCGATTATTTCTGTTTGCGAGCGTCGCGAGGCCGGGGGTCTCGACGCGCATGTGCCGTTGATCCTGCGCGGCGACACGCTCTACGACCCCGATCTGGATCGCTTCTTTCTCGACCTGCCGCTATCGGGGATTCGATCACGGCATTCGCTTCGCGCCCAGGCCTATGATGTGACAGTCTGGCTTCGCTTTCTCGATGCCTGCGGCAAGACCGTATGGGCTGCGACCCGCGACGATGTCGAGGCTTATCATCGTGCGCGCCGGCGCGGCGATGCTGGTCAGCGGATCACGGCGGCAAGCTGGAACAGGGCCGTCGCCAGCCTTGATCGCCTCTATCGCTGGGGCGAGCGGCAAGGGCTGATCGCCGAGGCACCGTTCAACCGTCGTGCCGTGTGGCGACCGGCGCAGGGTGGACGTCGCGGAATGATCGCCGCGCGCAACGACGCCTATGAACGTGTTGCGAAGCGGTCGGATGTCCGGTTCGTCACGATGGACGACTACCGCATCTTCCGCGAGGTCGGTCTGCGCGGCCTCGCGCCTGACGGCAGCGAACGCCCCGGCGCACGTGATCGGAACGGATTGCGCAATGCGCTCTTCGCCGATCTGCTCGTCACGACAGGTTTGCGACTGGAAGAAGCCTCAGGTCTGCTCGCCGGTGATCTCTCGGTCATCGTTCCGGACGGCGATGAGAACCGGCAGCTCTGGCTGCGCCTGCCGCCGCCGCTCACCAAGGGCGATCGCGGACGAAGTGTTCTGGTCCCACGCCGGCTGCTTCGTCAGATCGCGGCCTATATCGATGTCGAGCGCGCGGCAGGCGCGGCCAAATTCGTCGCGCGCGATGGCGCGGCGCGCTTTGACCGGCCGATCCATATCACCGACGCCGGTCTCGACCGCATGCGCGATGTCTGCACGCCAGAGGAACGATGCCGTCTGATCCTGTGCAACGAGAACGGAACGCCGCGCGAGCCCGCGGCGCTATGGCTGACCGAGGTCGGACAGCCCGTTCGACCCAATTCCTGGGAGGTGATCTTCGCCCGCGCCTGCAAGCGCTGTAGAGACTATGGTTTCTCGTTGTCGATCAGCCCGCACCAGCTGCGCCACACCTTCGCGGTCCATATGCTCGCTTTGCTGATCCAGGAGCGTCTGCGCGAAGCCGCATTGCCGGCGGGGCCGATGGAGAGCTACCGGCTGATCCTTGGCGACCCGCTGCAGCAGGTGCAACGCCTGCTCGGCCACGCGAGTCTCGCCACCACCTATATCTATCTCGACCATATCGCGACCCGCGCCGATACGGTGGATTCGGCGGTCGAGGAGTTGCTGGCACTGCTGCCGGGACCGCAGGGCGCATGA